The Pseudofrankia inefficax genome window below encodes:
- a CDS encoding amidohydrolase family protein, whose translation MLPESTKILSADDHLIEPAHLWVDRVPARFRDDCPRIVEVDGRQAWRYEGELTYIPMGSCRPLSGFSEAGYPPAPGTARFDEIRPGCYDPDARLADMDIDGVWGQLCFPNYARFAGHRFFLNVSDHELAQACLRTYNDYLLDEWCATDRDRLYGAAILPLNDLDAAVAELKRVLAKGARTVAFSENPTVLGLPSVHTDHWDPLWAIADDAGIPICMHIGSSSRLLTTSPDAPPPVLVSLIGLNSMMACVDWLFSGILERFPRLKVILSEGGAGWVPYILERAEKAFHDNRISTDITIGQAGIKDSRPPREVFARHMYACLVDERFALRSLGDVPVDNLLFEGDYPHGDGLWPNNRAYLEKTLADVPAEDAVKIAEGNLRALLRL comes from the coding sequence ATGTTGCCCGAGTCCACCAAGATCCTCTCAGCAGACGACCACCTCATCGAGCCAGCGCACCTGTGGGTCGACCGCGTGCCGGCGAGGTTCCGCGACGACTGCCCGCGGATCGTCGAGGTCGACGGCCGCCAGGCCTGGCGCTACGAGGGCGAGCTCACCTACATCCCGATGGGCTCGTGCCGCCCGCTGTCCGGCTTCTCCGAGGCCGGCTACCCGCCGGCACCGGGCACGGCGCGGTTCGACGAGATCCGGCCCGGCTGCTACGACCCGGACGCGCGCCTGGCCGACATGGACATCGACGGGGTGTGGGGCCAGCTCTGCTTCCCCAACTACGCGCGCTTCGCCGGGCACCGGTTCTTCCTGAACGTCTCCGACCACGAGCTCGCCCAGGCCTGCCTGCGCACCTACAACGACTACCTGCTCGACGAATGGTGCGCGACCGACCGCGACCGGCTGTACGGGGCGGCCATCCTGCCCCTGAACGACCTCGACGCGGCGGTCGCCGAGCTGAAGCGGGTGCTGGCGAAGGGCGCCCGGACGGTGGCGTTCTCCGAGAACCCGACGGTGCTCGGCCTGCCATCGGTGCACACGGACCACTGGGACCCGCTGTGGGCCATCGCCGACGACGCGGGCATCCCGATCTGCATGCACATCGGCTCGTCGTCGCGGCTGCTGACGACGTCGCCGGACGCTCCCCCGCCGGTGCTCGTCTCGCTGATCGGGCTGAACTCGATGATGGCCTGCGTCGACTGGCTGTTCAGCGGAATCCTGGAGCGTTTCCCGCGGCTGAAGGTGATTCTCTCCGAGGGCGGCGCCGGCTGGGTGCCCTACATCCTGGAGCGGGCCGAGAAGGCGTTCCACGACAACCGGATCAGCACGGACATCACGATCGGCCAGGCGGGGATCAAGGACTCCCGGCCGCCGCGTGAGGTCTTCGCCCGGCACATGTACGCCTGCCTCGTCGACGAGCGGTTCGCGCTGCGCAGCCTCGGCGACGTGCCCGTCGACAACCTGCTGTTCGAGGGCGACTACCCGCACGGCGACGGCCTGTGGCCGAACAACCGCGCCTACCTCGAGAAGACCCTCGCCGACGTTCCCGCCGAGGACGCCGTGAAGATCGCCGAGGGCAACCTGCGCGCGCTGCTGCGGCTCTGA
- a CDS encoding CaiB/BaiF CoA transferase family protein produces MPYDLLSGVRVVEASMYAFAPSAGAVLADWGADVIKVVPPGTLDPMNGNPIAGLPDREVGVAFMWEITNRGKRCVGVDQRTPDGQAVLATLVRSADVFITNLLPDARRRFRIDVDDLAAVRPGLVYARASGHGPRGPERDAGGFDHTDFWARTGMAQAASQVSDEFVPQPGPALGDLASGAFLAGGIAAALFRRERTGKGAVVDVSLLSSGLWMFSPGVVASQLYDIDAIPRNRHTALPNPFVAAYQTRDHRLVYLSGIQTEKHVVEFFQAVDRADVLTDPRFATAAARAANAPACIAVLDEIFAGQGLAYWAELLGRLATPWSLVQTAREAATDPQSRANSFVTTVKKESGEYPLVASPAQFDDTPPTLSPAPGHGEHTEDVLLEHGYTWDDILRLKESGAVL; encoded by the coding sequence ATGCCCTACGACCTGCTGTCCGGAGTACGCGTGGTGGAGGCGTCGATGTACGCCTTCGCGCCGTCCGCCGGAGCGGTGCTCGCCGACTGGGGCGCCGACGTCATCAAGGTCGTGCCGCCCGGCACGCTCGACCCGATGAACGGCAACCCGATCGCCGGCCTGCCGGACCGCGAGGTCGGCGTCGCGTTCATGTGGGAGATCACCAACCGGGGAAAGCGCTGCGTCGGCGTCGACCAGCGCACCCCCGACGGCCAGGCGGTCCTGGCGACGCTGGTCCGCTCGGCGGACGTGTTCATCACCAACCTGCTGCCCGACGCGCGGCGCCGGTTCCGCATCGACGTCGACGACCTGGCCGCCGTGCGCCCGGGCCTCGTCTACGCCCGGGCCAGCGGGCACGGCCCGCGGGGGCCGGAGCGCGACGCGGGCGGCTTCGACCACACCGACTTCTGGGCCCGCACCGGCATGGCGCAGGCCGCGAGCCAGGTCAGCGACGAGTTCGTCCCGCAGCCCGGCCCGGCGCTCGGCGACCTCGCGTCCGGCGCCTTCCTGGCCGGCGGGATCGCGGCGGCGCTGTTCCGCAGGGAACGGACCGGGAAGGGCGCGGTGGTCGATGTCTCGCTGCTGTCGTCGGGGCTGTGGATGTTCTCCCCCGGGGTCGTCGCGAGCCAGCTCTACGACATCGACGCGATTCCCCGCAACCGCCACACGGCGCTGCCCAACCCGTTCGTCGCCGCCTACCAGACCCGTGACCACCGGCTGGTCTACCTCTCCGGCATCCAGACCGAGAAGCACGTCGTCGAGTTCTTCCAGGCGGTCGACCGGGCCGACGTCCTCACCGACCCCAGGTTCGCCACCGCCGCGGCCCGGGCCGCGAACGCGCCGGCCTGCATCGCCGTCCTGGACGAGATCTTCGCCGGGCAGGGGCTGGCGTACTGGGCCGAGCTGCTCGGGCGGCTCGCGACGCCGTGGTCGCTGGTGCAGACCGCCCGGGAGGCGGCGACCGACCCGCAGTCCCGGGCGAACAGCTTCGTCACGACCGTCAAGAAGGAGTCCGGCGAATACCCGCTGGTGGCGAGCCCCGCGCAGTTCGACGACACGCCGCCGACGCTCTCGCCGGCGCCAGGACATGGCGAGCACACCGAGGACGTCCTGCTCGAACACGGCTACACCTGGGACGACATCCTGCGCCTCAAGGAGTCCGGCGCCGTCCTCTAG
- a CDS encoding DUF488 domain-containing protein, producing the protein MGAAAKVQVRRAYEAPATTDGTRVLVDRLWPRGLARAEASLDEWCKQVAPSTELRTWYAHDPERFEEFGRRYRQELAQPERAEALAHLRELARSATLTLLTATRQPEISEAQVLAELLRD; encoded by the coding sequence ATGGGCGCAGCGGCGAAGGTGCAGGTGCGGCGGGCCTACGAGGCGCCGGCGACGACCGACGGCACCCGCGTCCTGGTGGACCGGCTCTGGCCGCGCGGGCTGGCCAGGGCCGAGGCGAGCCTGGACGAGTGGTGCAAGCAGGTCGCCCCGTCCACGGAGCTGCGCACCTGGTACGCCCATGACCCGGAGCGCTTCGAGGAGTTCGGCCGCCGCTACCGCCAGGAGCTGGCGCAGCCCGAGCGGGCCGAGGCGCTGGCGCACCTGCGCGAGCTGGCCCGGAGCGCGACGTTGACGCTGCTCACCGCGACCCGCCAGCCCGAGATCAGCGAGGCGCAGGTACTGGCCGAGCTGCTCCGCGACTGA